The sequence tatatatattttaaaatatttttgataaaataattatttcataaattttataactcattgtttttatttacaattactTATACcgtatatagaatattttatcttgtaaatatTAGTCAAATCCTGTACAAATATGTAAATTTACGACTAATAAAAATCATGCTTTAACATATTcttgaaaaattttcaattttattttatattaaatattacatatttgataatttaatattgaatattaaatattaaaattatagataatttttaattttacaatttgaatttaaatttaataattatcatttcatatcaaatttatccattttttatatttaagaatataataatataattataaaaaaataattaaatggttgaataattatttaataatattattattcttattaataaaataaattcagcaTGTGATAGCAGTTAAGATTCGAGATTGAATAAGATCACAAAAATCAACTCAGTTATaatcacaaatcaaattaatagTCATTTATCTTGTACAATTTTCATTACATTGTAAATATTTAGTTGtacttttaaatatgaaatccaccttttatataaaattaattttacattgatacgtattaattaaatcttttcatatgtgtacatatatatatataggtacatTTTGagcattttttggaaaatattaaaaaaatacattatctattttaaatttctgATAAAGAGATTAATTTCATTAGTAATTACcatatattaatcttattattttataataaaatttcatttattgcatatacatatataaatatatattaatgtatagagtttttgtgtgaaatatctttaataataaaattatcttttattatatacatgtttttttaCCTAGatctataaaaaattcaaaaagtaaccaaataaggagagaaattttttttctcttgccaagttttattccatcactaaaaataaaatcttcatacctgcatattatgtaaattttcaaaaattaagtttaaattttttatttcaaatttttcgaagattgtatattttttatttctaaaaatattaattatataaattatttgtaaaaatattatttatataaattatgctaAAATCGTTGTACATGTTATTACGAAGGTTCATGGCCAAATCTTGATAATGCCTATACattatgaaaatttctaaaaaatcaagatcaaattattccttttaagttttattaagattgtggaattttttaaacaattttatttttagattttaagtatttataatgcttttggaaggaaataaaatgaatataaagaaatatatgacaatgattttaagattgtagaatttttaagctaattttatttttaaattttaatttttttttatatttttggagagAATAGAATGAACATGAAAATGATATGTGGCAAAAAATATTGCtcacttttttacttttatatattataaacatataGATATTATTCACATGATTATTCattagaaaaaaatcaaatatgttAATTGTGtaccaaaaaaattgatttgatggCAAATAAGTTGctattttgaatttcaattatattaaattttgaaaatactaCATGTTTTAtatgttaagaaaaaaatattatatatcaccactaataattattattatgtgccGGTTACAAATAAGTTAATGCAACAATTAGGTGTCTAAAAGTTCATCGttttatttggaattttagtttttaaaaattagaaaatgattTAAATGCAGCCAATCATTAATTGACATATAAAGATTATATCAATAAATGATTGTCAACAGTGGACGGTGCATCGGTGGTACCAATTCAGCTGGTACCACTTCCAATGTATTGCTGACATGTATTAAAAAAAGCCTccattattatttcttattgtCATTTAaagtattaaatattaaaagattaaatatggaaagaaaaaatataaaatataaaaaaaataataaagtccTTTTTAATACGTGTTAGTAATGCATTAGAAGTGGTACCAGCTCCAATGCACTAAAGATTTTCTCATCAACagtgataaatatcaatgctaTAAAATGGTAAGTAGACTGCCCATTAATAAATGCAAACAATGTAATCGTATGTAATAAAACCAAACACCAATcatgcatataaaaaaaaaaaaaattaagaaaaaggtAGTTTCTTGGCCCTCGTTTTTCCTCATTTTCTTATCTATTGACCACGGTTCAATATCATTTTGACAGGAacgattaaaatattttgtcgTTTTTGACTATATATTCtatgatatatagatatattatttttaggaaATAAGCTGGTTCACAGGATGTCGAATGAAACATTTTCCTCGATCCATAGTTTCCCCACTATAAAAACTCCCCAAAGCCAAGCCCCCATCGCCTGTGCCTCAGTCTCATTTCTCTCTTATCCTTCTTCTTTTCCACTTTCCAAACTTGTCAAACAAATTTAATTACATGACAACTCTCCCTCAAACACAAGGCAAAACCATCCCAGATGCCTGGGACTATAAAGGCCGCCCTGCTGAGCGGTTCCGAACCGGTGGCTGGACTGCCGCCGCCATGATTTTAGGTCCTCCACCTCTCCGCTGTCCTTTGCTTCTCTCGCAATATATACatacgtatatatgtatatttatatattatatataagatgTTGATTTGTTTAGAACATGGTTCCCACCTTATATACTTAAAGAGTTACTAAGGAATCTTATGTGGGTGATCATTTTTGACAGGTGGGGAGGCTTGCGAGAGGTTGATAACGCTGGGTATAGCCGTTAACTTAGTGCCATATTTAACGGGTACCATGCATTTAGGAAATGCTGCTTCTGCAAATACAGTCACCAACTTTCTTGGCACCTCTTTCATGCTTTGCTTGCTCGGTGGATTTGTTGCCGATACCTTTCTTGGCAGGTTTGAATttgtttccaaaatttttattcaGCTTTTTTCAATCAAACTACTTCACGAATTAATCCAACTGGTCTTAAATAAGTCTTCAATGGCTTCCTCCTTTCACAGGTACCTCACCATCGCAATCTTTGCTACCGTTCAGGCAACTGTAAGTATTTTTATctctctatatatttatatatatcaaatattaatatatatatatatataaactacttGTAGTTCTATCAcctattttttgtttggtttcggAGATGTACTCAAGCCACATATGTTCccatcaatatatttatatcaccTTTATTTGTCTGGTTTTTGCGGTGTTTAGGGTGTCACAATATTAACAATATCAACCATAGTCCCAAGTCTACGACCGCCAAAATGCACCGCGAACACGGTCCCACCTTGCATCACGGCAAATGATATGCAGCTAGTAGTCCTCTACATAGCGCTATACCTCACCGCCCTCGGAACCGGCGGTCTAAAATCGTCGGTTTCTGGGTTTGGATCAGACCAGTTCGATGATTCagacaaagaagaaagaaggcaAATGACAAACTTCTTCAActggttcttcttcttcataagCATCGGATCGCTCTGCGCAGTCACCGTCCTTGTTTACATCCAAGGCAACTTGGGGAGAAAATGGGGCTACGGAATATGTGCGTGTGCGATAGTGTTCGGTCTGGTTGTGTTTTTGAGTGGCACGAGACGGTACCGTTTCAAGAAATTAGTAGGAAGCCCTTTGACGCAGATCGCGACAGTGTTTGTGGGGGCCTGGAAAAAGAGGAACTTGGAATTACTTTCGGATTCGTCGCTGCTCTTTAATGTTGATGACATTATAGATgggaataagaagaaaaaacaaagactGCCGCATACCAAGCAGTTCCGGTAAAGCGGTTCTTAACTCAGCTGAATATTGTTCTGTCTTAATTCCAACCATCTccgaattttttttctttttacttataTATGTTTCCCAAAATGAGGTTTATTTACTGTATATATCCTAGTATTTAActtaattaacattttaaaagGGAAGTTAAAATAGCATTAACTACTGCTTATAAGACGGTCAATTTTGGGTTGAACAATGCTATTTACCGTCACTAATGGCTATTACTAGTGACATCTATATTTGTAaacttgacttttttttttttgctataagATTTGTAAACTTGAATTCATAAAAACTTCAGTACATCCTTAGCATCAGGATATTAGCAGGCTGCAGTCAACATATAAGTATATGTGCCATTGGTGATGGTCACTTATGATGTTGGGTTGGGTAAAGATATAAAAAACAAACTGGAAACTTAATTAAGACGAAAGAGCTAGCTAGCTACCAAACCTGTGACTTTATTGCATAATAAGTCCGAACAATTATGCTGGCCGGTGAAGATCAGGTCTTATCCATTATTTTGATGGGCTAcccttatttattaataatcaaaaaatatatatatattttaaatgaaattctTCATATTaacatgtgtttttttttttttttgtttttttttttttaatgaaattatttataatcACAAGTCGTAGTTTGAATAGGTGCCAATCAGATAGAAGAATTATTAATATGTTGTTCTTGGGTTCTGGCCATGAAATGGACACGCAGTAGCGTGTCTGTCTAACTTATTAGgcctaaaaacaataaaataaaaaataaataaaaataaataattatgccATACAAGTCAAAGCAGTGTTTAAAAGTTCCGGACTTTTAGTATGTCCATGCGCTAAAAGATCATCATGCATCTCTCTAGTaggatgtttttgttttttggatgaaTACATCTCTTAGTTTTTGTCTAAGTGACCCTAATACAATTAAGAAAAGAGAGAATTTTTTAAGTCATCACTCGTATAATTTCTAATCGATGGTATTTAATTAGCGAATAGGAATAAAGTAAAATGACCAATAAGAATACCGTTTAGTgtgtgtgggttttttttttttttttttaaa comes from Ziziphus jujuba cultivar Dongzao chromosome 6, ASM3175591v1 and encodes:
- the LOC107413219 gene encoding protein NRT1/ PTR FAMILY 6.3, which translates into the protein MTTLPQTQGKTIPDAWDYKGRPAERFRTGGWTAAAMILGGEACERLITLGIAVNLVPYLTGTMHLGNAASANTVTNFLGTSFMLCLLGGFVADTFLGRYLTIAIFATVQATGVTILTISTIVPSLRPPKCTANTVPPCITANDMQLVVLYIALYLTALGTGGLKSSVSGFGSDQFDDSDKEERRQMTNFFNWFFFFISIGSLCAVTVLVYIQGNLGRKWGYGICACAIVFGLVVFLSGTRRYRFKKLVGSPLTQIATVFVGAWKKRNLELLSDSSLLFNVDDIIDGNKKKKQRLPHTKQFRFLDKAAIKDEDTASGTALVNKWCLSTLTDIEEVKMVIRMLPIWATTIIFWTVYAQMTTFSVSQATTMDRHIGKSFQIPPASLTVFFVGSILLTVPIYDRIIIPVTRKLLKNPQGLTPLQRIGVGLVFSTFAMVAAALTELKRLKVARSHGLTNNPTAKVPLSVFWLVPQFLLVGSGEAFTYIGQLDFFLRECPKGMKTMSTGLFLSTLSLGFFFSSLLVTIVHKVTGDRKPWLADNLNQGKLYNFYWLLAILSGLNIVVYLVAAKWYVYKDKRLAEEGIELEGAEIVCH